The genomic DNA TTGTTCGGCGCCAGGCCGAAGTCCTCGACTTCGAGGATCGGACCAGGCGCGAGGATCACCGCGCGCTCGATTGCGTGGCGCAGCGCGCGGACGTTGCCGGGCCATTCGTGCCGCGCAAGCGCGCCGCGTGCCGCATCGCTCAACGTAGGCCGCGCGCGATTGTAGCGCGCGGCGTAGAGCGTCAGGAAATGCTCGGCGAGTTCGGCCACGTCCTCGGGCCGTTCGGCGAGCGCGGGGAGGGCGATCTCGACGGTATTGAGGCGATAGAGCAGATCCTGGCGGAACACGCGTTCGTCGGTCAGCCGATCGCGCGACATGTTGGTCGCAGCGATCACGCGGATGTCGACCTTGATCGGCTTGTTTGCGCCGACCGGGGTCACCTGGCGCTGTTCGAGCACCGTTAGCAACTTGGGCTGCAAGTGCAGAGGGAGATTGCCGATTTCGTCGAGAAACAGCGTGCCGCCGTCGGCCGCCTGGATACGGCCGATGCGATCGGTGCGCGCGTCGGTGAAGGCGCCCTTCACATGGCCGAACAACTCGCTGTCGATCAGCTCGCTCGCGATCGCGCCGAGATCCACCGTCTGCAGCACGTTGCCGGCGCGCAGCGAGCGGGTGTGGAGTTCGCGCGCGACCAGTTCCTTGCCGGTGCCGTTCTCGCCGAGCACCAGCACGTTCGCGTCGGTGGGCGCGGCACGCTCGATCAGCGAATGGACGCGCGCCATCGCCGGCGAGCGGCCGAGCAGCGGCGATCGCGGGCCTTGCGCCGCGTCAGTGGGGGGCGGGGCGCCGGCGGCAACGCGCGAGCGGCGCAACGCCGCGGCCGTGCGGACAGTGGCGAGCAGGCGCTCGTTCGACCAGGGCTTGGGGACGAAATCGGTCGCGCCGCGCTTCATCGCCTCGACTGCGACATGGACGCCGGCATGCGCGGTGATCATCACGACGACGATTTCGGGATCGATCGTGACGAGCTGATCGAGCCACGCGAGGCC from Sphingomonas radiodurans includes the following:
- a CDS encoding sigma-54-dependent transcriptional regulator, which gives rise to MGPEFDRCVIVDDDDDILLAARLLLRPLFREIVTAGSPDEALPEIRRAVPDVILLDANFARGATDAREGLAWLDQLVTIDPEIVVVMITAHAGVHVAVEAMKRGATDFVPKPWSNERLLATVRTAAALRRSRVAAGAPPPTDAAQGPRSPLLGRSPAMARVHSLIERAAPTDANVLVLGENGTGKELVARELHTRSLRAGNVLQTVDLGAIASELIDSELFGHVKGAFTDARTDRIGRIQAADGGTLFLDEIGNLPLHLQPKLLTVLEQRQVTPVGANKPIKVDIRVIAATNMSRDRLTDERVFRQDLLYRLNTVEIALPALAERPEDVAELAEHFLTLYAARYNRARPTLSDAARGALARHEWPGNVRALRHAIERAVILAPGPILEVEDFGLAPNNHAQAPVESPAVADLNLDRVERRLVEEALRKHRYNITLASNELGLSRAALYRRMEKHGL